The following proteins are encoded in a genomic region of Melopsittacus undulatus isolate bMelUnd1 chromosome 8, bMelUnd1.mat.Z, whole genome shotgun sequence:
- the C8H2orf66 gene encoding uncharacterized protein C2orf66 homolog, producing MWKVVLLGLYTVVAVTGLVKGAPFQPEEKWKPLDNPRNRDLFFRTLQAYFSSRGLDVRKLPATFAMNNEGPRPVMLYSDPVASAFADYEERKNYFPNYFKG from the exons ATGTGGAAAGTGGTGCTGCTGGGTCTATATACAGTAGTGGCTGTGACAGGACTGGTAAAGGGTGCTCCTTTCcaaccagaagaaaaatggaaaccTCTAGATAACCCTAGAAACAGAGACCTG TTTTTCAGAACACTCCAGGCTTATTTTTCAAGCAGGGGTCTTGATGTCAGGAAGCTCCCAGCCACTTTCGCCATGAACAATGAAGGACCAAGGCCTGTCATGCTCTACTCGGATCCTGTTGCTTCTGCATTTGCAGAttatgaagaaaggaaaaattatttcccaaattatttcaaaggctGA
- the GTF3C3 gene encoding general transcription factor 3C polypeptide 3 has product MSGFSPELIDYLEGKISFEEFERQREERKSREKDGENTSGEENTEDTEAPSSSKKTSGKSQSQDETDGETSDGVSKSVHRVFASMIGENEEEEEDEEEDEEEEEEEITEQPTAGDVFVLEMVLNRETKKIMKEKRPRSKLPRALRGLMGEANIRFARGEREEAILMCMEIIRQAPLAHEPFSTLAMIYEDQGDMEKSLQFELIAAHLNPSDTEEWVRLAEMSLEQDNIKQAIFCYTKALKYDPTNVRYLWERSSLYEQLGEHKMAMDGYRRILNLLSPTDGERFMQLARDMAKSYYEANDVTSAIDIIEEAFSKHQSLVAMEDVNIAAELYISSKQYDKALAVITDFAGIALEKKVAEESPTVEKKDPGPVVETEESQEAAPEEQSNPVAKPTAAGVEKVSCCIPEGVPIDITVKLMVCLVHLNILEPLSPLLTTLVEQNPEEMGDLYLDVAEAFLDVGEYNSALPLLSSLVCSERYNLAVVWLRHAECLKALGHMERAAESYAKVVDLAPLHLDARISLSTLQQQLGRPERALEALEPMYDPDTLAQDANAAQQELKLLLHRSTLLYSQGKIYGYVDTLLTMLAMLLKVAMSRAQVCLISSSKSGERHLYLIKVPRDKISDNDDQETANCDAKAILAVLTSVLTKDDWWNLLLKAIYALCDLSRYKEAELLVDSSLEYYSFYDDRQKRKELEYFGLSAAILDKNFRKAYNYIRIMVMENVNKPQLWNIFNQVTMQSQDVRHHRFCLRLMLKNPDNHALCVLNGHNAFVSGSFKHALGQYVQAFRTNPDEPLYSLCIGLTFIHMASQKYVLKRHALLVQGFSFLHRYLDLRGPCQESFYNLGRGLHQLGLLHLAVHYYQKALELPPLTLEGIETDQTDLRRDAAFNLSLIYQSSGNIRMARKLMYTYAVV; this is encoded by the exons ATGTCGGGCTTCAGCCCGGAGCTGATCGATTACCTGGAGGGGAAGATCTCCTTTGAGGAGTTCGAGCGGCAGCGGGAGGAGCGCAAGAGCCGCGAGAAG GATGGTGAAAATACATCTGGTGAGGAAAACACGGAAGATACAGAGGCTCCATCATCATCCAAAAAAACATCTGGGAAATCCCAAAGTCAGGATGAAACTGATG GTGAAACTTCAGATGGCGTCAGTAAGTCTGTTCATCGGGTCTTTGCGTCCATGATTGGGGaaaatgaagaggaggaggaggatgaagaggaagatgaagaagaagaggaagaagaaattactGAGCAACCCACAGCTGGAGATGTTTTTGTGTTGGAGATGGTACTTAATCGAGAGACCAAGAAAATTATGAAA GAGAAAAGACCTCGCAGCAAACTTCCTCGTGCGTTGAGGGGTCTGATGGGAGAGGCCAATATCAGGTTTGCTCGAGGGGAACGTGAGGAGGCTATTCTAATGTGCATGGAAATCATTCGACAAG CTCCTCTTGCTCATGAGCCATTTTCCACTCTTGCCATGATCTATGAAGACCAGGGTGATATGGAGAAGTCGTTACAATTTGAACTGATTGCAGCTCACTTAAATCCGAGTGATACTGAGGAATGGGTCAGACTAGCAGAAATGTCACTGGAACAGGACAATATCAAACAGGCTATTTTTTGCTACACAAAAG CTCTGAAATACGACCCAACCAACGTGCGTTACCTGTGGGAGAGATCAAGCCTGTATGAACAGCTGGGAGAACATAAGATGGCTATGGATGGCTACAGGCGGATTCTGAATCTCCTGTCTCCCACTGATGGAGAGCGCTTTATGCAGTTGGCTAGAGACATGGCAAA GAGCTATTATGAAGCCAATGATGTGACTTCTGCTATTGACATAATAGAAGAAGCCTTTAGTAAACACCAGAGCCTTGTCGCCATGGAAGATGTTAACATTGCAGCTGAACTGTATATTTCTTCCAAACAATACGACAAAGCATTGGCG GTTATTACAGATTTTGCAGGGATTGCACTTGAGAAGAAAGTAGCAGAAGAAAGTCCAACCGTGGAGAAAAAAG ATCCAGGGCCAGTGGTAGAAACTGAGGAAAGCCAGGAGGCAGCACCTGAAGAGCAAAGCAATCCAGTTGCTAAACCCACTGCTGCAG GTGTGGAGAAGGTCAGCTGCTGCATTCCTGAGGGTGTACCCATAGACATTACGGTCAAGCTGATGGTGTGCTTAGTTCACTTGAACATACTAGAGCCGCTCAGT CCTCTTTTGACCACTCTGGTGGAACAAAATCCAGAAGAAATGGGTGACTTATATTTGGACGTCGCAGAGGCATTTCTGGATGTTGGAGAATACAACTCAGCACTGCCTCTCTTGAGTTCCCTTGTCTGTTCGGAACGATACAACTTGGCTGTAGTCTGGCTTCGGCATGCAG AGTGCTTGAAGGCTTTGGGACACATGGAGCGTGCTGCAGAGAGCTATGCCAAAGTTGTTGACCTTGCTCCACTGCATCTGGATGCAAGAATCTCACTTTcaacacttcagcagcagctgggccGACCCGAAAGAGCTCTGGAGGCTCTGGAACCGATGTATGATCCAGATACGTTGGCTCAGGATGCTAATGCTGCCCAGCAG GAATTAAAGCTACTCCTCCATCGTTCGACGCTGTTGTATTCCCAAGGCAAAATTTATGGTTACGTAGACACTTTACTTACAATGCTGGCAATGCTGCTGAAG GTAGCAATGAGCAGAGCTCAGGTGTGTTTGATATCTAGTTCCAAGTCTGGAGAGAGACATCTCTATCTTATTAAGGTGCCAAGAGATAAAATTTCTGACAATGATGACCAAGAAACAGCAAATTGTGATGCAAAAg CAATCTTAGCTGTTCTCACAAGTGTTCTGACAAAAGATGACTGGTGGAACCTCCTCCTGAAGGCTATATACGCCTTGTGTGACCTCTCCCGGTACAAGGAGGCAGAGCTTCTAGTGGATTCCTCCCTGGAGTATTATTCATTTTATGATGATAGACAAAAGCGCAAGGAGCTGGAATACTTTGGGCTCTCTGCTGCAATACTGGACAAGAATTTCAGGAAAGCATACAACTATATCAG AATCATGGTGATGGAAAATGTCAATAAACCTCAGCTGTGGAACATCTTCAATCAGGTTACTATGCAGTCTCAGGATGTTCGGCACCATCGCTTTTGTCTCCGCCTGATGCTGAAAAACCCTGATAACCATGCACTGTGTGTCCTGAATGGGCATAATGCGTTTGTGTCTGGCAGTTTCAAGCATGCTCTTG GACAGTATGTGCAAGCCTTTCGTACAAACCCAGATGAACCTCTGTACAGTCTTTGTATTGGGTTGACTTTCATCCACATGGCTTCTCAGAAGTATGTGTTGAAAAGGCATGCTCTTCTGGTACAG ggattttccttccttcaccGATACTTGGATCTGCGTGGACCATGTCAAGAGTCATTCTACAACCTTGGCCGTGGCCTTCACCAGCTGGGATTGCTGCACCTGGCAGTCCACTATTACCAGAAAGCACTTGAACTTCCTCCCCTCACCTTAGAG ggAATAGAAACTGATCAGACAGACTTGAGAAGAGATGCTGCCTTTAACTTGTCACTTATTTATCAGAGCAGTGGAAATATCAGAATGGCTCGGAAGCTGATGTATACCTATGCAGTTGTATGA